CAGTTTCGTCGAAAGGTCCGATCCCGCCCCGCGTGCCGGGCGAAATTCGATGCGACCCGGCTCATACTTTACCAGATGCATATAGTTTTTGACCTGCATCGAAAGGCCGGTGGTTTCCCGGTCCTTGCCAAGCAGTTCGGCAACTTCTTCGAACGTTTCGGGCATCTTGGCATAGACTGGCTGTTCGACCTGTTCGGGTTCGCCCAGCGGGTCTGGTCGGCGCTGTGCCACGGCCGCTGCACCGCCGCCGCCACCATTCACCACCTGCATGCGCGGTCCCGGACCGCCACTGCCGCCGCCATTGCCGCCACCTTGTGGCGCACCGCAGCCGTTACCGGCATTGTTCATGTCCTGGCGCAGCTTTTTGATCAGATCGCCGGGCGGTGGCATTTCCGCGGCATAGGCCAGACGGATCAGGATCATTTCAGCGGCCTGAATGGGCGATGGTGCAATGCGCGTTTCTTCAAGGCCCTTAAGCAACATCTGCCAGGCGCGGGTCAGTTGCGGCATGGCAAGCTTGGCAGCAATTTCCTTGCCGCGTTCGCGTTCGATCTGCGACACGCCGGGATCATTAGCCGCATCTGGCGACAGCTTCACACGTGTCAGCCAGTGGGTCAGGTCCAGCATATCCTGCAACATCACAGGCGGATCACCGCCAAGGGCATATTGCGCGCCAAGAAGTTCCAGCGCCTCGTTAATCTCGCCCTTCATGGTGTGATCGAACAGATCGAAAATGCGCGACCGATCCGAAAGGCCCAGCATGTCACGCACCTGCTGGGTCGTGACCTTGCCTGCGCCATGCGAAATCGCCTGATCCAGCAGGCTCATGCCATCGCGGACGGATCCGTCGGCGGCACGTGCGATCAGGGTAACGGCTTCTTCTTCGATCTCGGCATTTTCAAGCCCGGCAATGCGGGTATAGTGCGCGGCCAGTTCATCGGTCTGCACGCGACGCAAATCGAACCGCTGACAACGCGACAGAACCGTGATCGGGATTTTGCGGATTTCGGTGGTGGCAAAGATGAATTTCACATGCTCTGGCGGTTCTTCAAGCGTTTTGAGCAGTGCGTTAAACGCACTTTTCGAAAGCATGTGCACTTCGTCGATGATGTAGATCTTGTAGCGTGCTGATGTCGGGCGATAGCGAACACCCTCGATCAGTTCGCGAATGTCATCCACACCGGTGCGCGACGCGGCATCCATTTCCAGAACGTCAACATGGCGGTCTTCGGCAATCGCACGGCAATGCTCACAAACGCCGCACGGCTCGATCGTTGCACCGCCCTTGCCATCCGCACCAATGCAGTTCAGTGCACGTGCGATGATACGTGCTGTCGTGGTTTTACCAATACCGCGCACACCGGTCAGGATGAAAGCATGTGCAAGGCGGCCACTTTCAAGCGCGTTTGACAGCGTCTTGACCATCGGCCCGTGGCCGATCAGTTCGTCAAAGGATTTCGGGCGGTATTTCCGCGCAAGAACCTGATACTCGCTTTTGCTTTCTGGCTCGGCCGTGGTGACGGGCGCGGTTGTGTCCGCGACGTTACTGTCTGTCACCGTGTCACCTTCTGGTGCCGTTTCGCTGGCGGTCTCGATCTGCTCGCTCATTCATCCGGTCCGGACTGTTTTAATTCTCAGTTGGTTTTAGCAGCTTCGAAGCCCTATGGGAAAGGCCAAGTGGGAAATTTCCCATACAAAAAGCCATCTGCCCGCGAATGTCAGGGGCATGGCAAATATCAGCGATTTCAAAGGGAGAAATGAAAGGGTGAGAGACTGAACAGCGACCCGGAAAAACTCGTTACGGCTGCTACCTTCCGGTCCTGACCGGGTTGGCGAGCGGTCCGTCCACTGCCAGCCTCTCGCCCCCTATATCGCGCAAGCGTCCATAAAACGCAAGGGTTGGCTGGGATTTTTTCTGTTATCAAGCAATCGTGGCTTTTGACCGATCCTCACCCACGTTAATGTCATGCTCCGTCACCACAGGAAATGTCGGCGATCCCATGGGTTTGCCCGATATTTTCCGCATCAGAATTTCAAGAAAGTGACCGCCATGCACAGGCTGTTTTATGAATCCGTTGATCTTGATCGCGAAGCGGTTTTGCGCAAACGCGAAGACTGGCAACAGGTTCTGTTGGCCGAGGAGTCGCTGCGCATCCTGATTTGTCATGCTGGCGATCCGCTTTTTGCCTGGCCGGAGGATATGGACGCCCATGAACTGGTGGTGCTGGGTGCCCCGGCCGTGCCGCATCTTGATGTCGATCTTCATCGCGGGCAGTGGATTTATCTTGGCCGCGATGAAAGCGGGCCGGTGATTGCGGTCGATATTGCCGCGGTGGTGACCGATCGTGACGAGGCGATCCGCAAACTCGGCGGTGGTTTTGGCGATATGCGCACCCGCATGGCCAATCTTTCGGTGGATGAGGCCGCCCTTGCCGCACAGGCGCGCGCGATTTTCAACTGGCATCAGGGGCACCAGTTCTGTGGGGCGTGCGGCCATCCAAATTTGGTGGCAGAGGCGGGATATCGTCTGCAATGCAGCAATCCGGCCTGTGGCAAATCGCATTTCCCGCGCACCGATCCGGCCGTCATCATGTTGATCCATCATCAGGATCATGTGTTGCTGGCAAGATCCCCGCAATTCCTGCCCGGCATGGTGTCGGTTCTGGCCGGCTTTGTCGAACCGGGCGAAACCCTTGAACAGGCCGTCGCGCGCGAAGTGTTTGAAGAAGTCGGTGTCCGGATCAAACGCCCGCAATATGTCGCATCCCAGCCCTGGCCGTTTCCGGGGTCGTTGATGCTGGGCTTTGTCGCAGAGGCCGAAACAACCGACCTTTTGCCTGATAACGAAGAAATCGAGTTTGCGCTGTGGGTGCATCGCGACGATGTGCCAAACCTGCCCGAAAAAGGTATCAACCTGCCGCGTCCGATATCTATCGCACGCTTCCTTCTGGAAAACTGGTGCGCCGGCCACATATAGAGACAAAGAGGCCTTTGTCACCATCCTGGTGATACGGCATCGCTGTACTGGGTGATGATCGGTATTCAGGGAAAAGCTTTGGTAGCGATACGTTTTCTACGCGATTTGGGTGTAACCGGCGTTGCTGTCTGTTTGCTTGCGACTTTGTCCGCAGTAACAGCCGCAAAGGCCCATGAACGGATCCCCGTCAAGGTCGGTGCGTATGAATATGGCGTGGTCTATTTCTATGATGATGGCAAGCCACAGGGCATGGTTCTGCACCTGATCAGACTTCTGAATGATTTGCAGGACGAATATGTGTTTGAACTTGCCGAAACCTCATCGCGCAGGCGCTATCAGGCCGTCACCAGTGGCGAGGTGGACCTTGTTCTGCTGGAAAGTGCGCAATGGGAATGGCGGAATCTGGATGTTCAGTTCTCCAAATCCATTGTTCAGGAAAAGGACCTTTATCTGACGCTTGCCAGGCCGGATAACACCGGCGCACTTTTGTCAGATGTGACCAATTATCCGATCCTGTGCGTGTTGGGGTTCCATTACGGATTTGCCGATTTCAACGCGGATCCGGACTATCTGCGCCAGAACTTTGATGTTTTGCTGCGCTATAACGAACAAGAGGTCCTTGACGGACTTCTGGCCGGGGAAGCACCGATTGGTATTGTTTCGGCGGGCTTTCTGGCCGCCCGGTTTGTCGATTACCCGTCCTTGCGCGAAAGCCTTGTGATTTCAGATCAACCCGATGCCGTCCATGATCTGGTGGCGGTGCTGTCAGCCGGATCGTCGATCCCGCTTGAACGGTTCAACCAATTGATTGCGAAACTGCAATCCACTGGTGAGGTCGAACGCCTGTGGCAGCAACTTCACATCGGTCTGTCTGGTTAGGTCCCGACCCAAGTTCCGACATAAAGCCCCGACCGCATCTGCTAGTCGATCGGCGGGATACGGGCAATAACATTGCGGCGCAGGGCGTCTGGCCGTTCGCGCCAGGCAACAATGCCCTTTTCACTTTCGGCATATTTTGACGCCAGTTCACACAGATCCTCGACCATGCTGTCGGGATCAATATTGCCATAAACATATCCCCACTTGCCCGATCCGTTCAGCGCGACCGAACAGCCAGACTTGCAGTTGGTCAGGCATTCAACCGGTTTAACCTCAAACGGCAGATCGCGCGTGGCACAGACTTCCTGAATGCGATCGAAAAGCGTCTGACCATCACGCGGATCAGTTGGTGCGCTGGCGATTGAGGACGTGCAGGTAGTGCAGATATTCAGGCGGGACTTGGCGGTCATGCGGGTGATCTTGTCCGGGCTGGTGACAGGTAAACGACGCGGGGGCGCATCCAATCAGCTTGCGACTGGTTTGGTCAAGTCATCATCAAGATGTTGGGTGACATATTCCTGGATCGCACTGGCAAGCTGGCGATTGACCAGCGGATGGGCTTCTTCGGCCAGCATCACGGCGACACCGACGGCCGGCAGTGGAGGAAATCCGTCCCGCGCATCAAGGATTTTGAATTCGTCGGTCACGCTGGCGGCGGCAAGGGCGGCAACGCCCAAACCATCGCGGACCAGATGCAGCATCGAAGCCGCCTGCCGCGATGTCGCATAAAGCGTGAAGGGCCGGTTGGATTTCGAAAAGGCGTCAATCGCCCATGCATGAAACTTGCAATCTTCGGCCGGCAGAACAAGCGGCAGCGGATCAAGAAGGTGCTGCTTGTGGACTGCCGATGTCACCCAGACCCCAAGTTCATGGCGCAGGAAATATCCCTCTTCGCCTTTTTC
Above is a window of Thalassospira sp. ER-Se-21-Dark DNA encoding:
- a CDS encoding DUF1636 domain-containing protein → MTAKSRLNICTTCTSSIASAPTDPRDGQTLFDRIQEVCATRDLPFEVKPVECLTNCKSGCSVALNGSGKWGYVYGNIDPDSMVEDLCELASKYAESEKGIVAWRERPDALRRNVIARIPPID
- the nudC gene encoding NAD(+) diphosphatase, giving the protein MHRLFYESVDLDREAVLRKREDWQQVLLAEESLRILICHAGDPLFAWPEDMDAHELVVLGAPAVPHLDVDLHRGQWIYLGRDESGPVIAVDIAAVVTDRDEAIRKLGGGFGDMRTRMANLSVDEAALAAQARAIFNWHQGHQFCGACGHPNLVAEAGYRLQCSNPACGKSHFPRTDPAVIMLIHHQDHVLLARSPQFLPGMVSVLAGFVEPGETLEQAVAREVFEEVGVRIKRPQYVASQPWPFPGSLMLGFVAEAETTDLLPDNEEIEFALWVHRDDVPNLPEKGINLPRPISIARFLLENWCAGHI
- a CDS encoding DNA polymerase III subunit gamma/tau, which produces MSEQIETASETAPEGDTVTDSNVADTTAPVTTAEPESKSEYQVLARKYRPKSFDELIGHGPMVKTLSNALESGRLAHAFILTGVRGIGKTTTARIIARALNCIGADGKGGATIEPCGVCEHCRAIAEDRHVDVLEMDAASRTGVDDIRELIEGVRYRPTSARYKIYIIDEVHMLSKSAFNALLKTLEEPPEHVKFIFATTEIRKIPITVLSRCQRFDLRRVQTDELAAHYTRIAGLENAEIEEEAVTLIARAADGSVRDGMSLLDQAISHGAGKVTTQQVRDMLGLSDRSRIFDLFDHTMKGEINEALELLGAQYALGGDPPVMLQDMLDLTHWLTRVKLSPDAANDPGVSQIERERGKEIAAKLAMPQLTRAWQMLLKGLEETRIAPSPIQAAEMILIRLAYAAEMPPPGDLIKKLRQDMNNAGNGCGAPQGGGNGGGSGGPGPRMQVVNGGGGGAAAVAQRRPDPLGEPEQVEQPVYAKMPETFEEVAELLGKDRETTGLSMQVKNYMHLVKYEPGRIEFRPARGAGSDLSTKLIKALNGLTGHRWLVSVSEREEGAPTLKEQELEALEQRKADASQDPLVRAILDGLPKAKIVAVHLPPGQENAEGEEDESGSVYDDAFYLEGDDEL
- a CDS encoding transporter substrate-binding domain-containing protein translates to MVAIRFLRDLGVTGVAVCLLATLSAVTAAKAHERIPVKVGAYEYGVVYFYDDGKPQGMVLHLIRLLNDLQDEYVFELAETSSRRRYQAVTSGEVDLVLLESAQWEWRNLDVQFSKSIVQEKDLYLTLARPDNTGALLSDVTNYPILCVLGFHYGFADFNADPDYLRQNFDVLLRYNEQEVLDGLLAGEAPIGIVSAGFLAARFVDYPSLRESLVISDQPDAVHDLVAVLSAGSSIPLERFNQLIAKLQSTGEVERLWQQLHIGLSG
- a CDS encoding LysR family transcriptional regulator: MDSDLLRSFVAFAECGSFNRAADRIGRTPSAFSMQMKRLEELVDNKLFERDGRNVQLTHEGITFVGYARRILSLTDEAMGQLRSQEESRPIRIGCPDDYAQKILPTVLRAISAVHPQVRFFVSVNPTILLRRMLDQGELDLSIISRSEKGEEGYFLRHELGVWVTSAVHKQHLLDPLPLVLPAEDCKFHAWAIDAFSKSNRPFTLYATSRQAASMLHLVRDGLGVAALAAASVTDEFKILDARDGFPPLPAVGVAVMLAEEAHPLVNRQLASAIQEYVTQHLDDDLTKPVAS